In Actinomycetota bacterium, the following proteins share a genomic window:
- a CDS encoding PIN domain-containing protein, whose product MNVLVDTCVWSLALRRDEPRGTPHESELVNLIRDGRVLMLGAVRQELLSGIRRPAQFRAVCELLRAFPDVRLDEEDYEEAARCFNTCRGRGLQGSNTDFLLCAVALRREAPIFTVDKDFPRFARALRVKLHSPSG is encoded by the coding sequence GTGAACGTCCTCGTTGATACCTGCGTATGGTCGCTCGCGCTGCGTCGTGACGAGCCGCGAGGGACGCCGCACGAGTCCGAGTTGGTAAACCTGATTCGTGACGGGCGCGTGCTGATGCTGGGCGCCGTGCGTCAGGAGCTGCTTTCGGGGATTCGCCGGCCCGCTCAGTTCCGGGCGGTGTGCGAACTGCTCCGGGCCTTCCCCGACGTCCGGCTCGATGAGGAGGACTACGAGGAAGCTGCGCGGTGTTTCAACACATGCCGGGGGCGCGGCCTGCAGGGCTCGAACACCGACTTCCTGCTGTGCGCTGTGGCCTTGCGTCGCGAGGCTCCGATCTTCACCGTGGATAAGGACTTCCCAAGGTTCGCGCGCGCCCTGCGCGTCAAGCTGCATTCGCCGTCCGGGTGA
- a CDS encoding TIGR00730 family Rossman fold protein: MSIQRPRRPPRPTGDPDLDDRLIRFVEGLDPVDQRIALEAVATLLQLSHDNVSRLDRKIANTALKEMRHAFNVFAPLRARRKVTIFGSARTPKGHPEYEAAKEFAHEMAARGWMVVTGAGPGVMEAGHEGASAEHSIGVNIILPWEAKPNPVIADNPKLINFKFFFTRKLMFIKESDAFVLFPGGFGTLDETFELLTLIQTGKSDLHPIVMVDVPGGTYWQRVEAFMREELLANMFIEESDFDLFRITDSVTDAISEIEQFYRVYHSERWIGRDLVLRLNAAPSDAMIASLNEEFGDFLESPVVRVEVSDAERRDGDVPDLPRLALRPDRARIGPLRRIVDRLNAEIEL; encoded by the coding sequence GTGTCTATTCAACGACCGCGCCGCCCGCCTCGTCCGACCGGTGATCCCGATCTGGATGATCGTCTCATCCGTTTTGTGGAGGGGCTCGATCCGGTAGATCAGCGCATTGCGCTGGAAGCCGTCGCGACGCTGTTGCAGCTTTCCCACGACAATGTCTCGCGCCTTGACCGCAAGATCGCCAACACGGCGCTGAAGGAGATGCGACACGCGTTCAACGTTTTCGCTCCGCTGCGCGCTCGGCGCAAGGTCACGATCTTCGGCTCGGCGCGTACGCCCAAGGGTCATCCCGAGTACGAAGCGGCCAAAGAGTTTGCGCACGAGATGGCGGCGCGCGGTTGGATGGTGGTCACGGGCGCGGGTCCCGGCGTCATGGAGGCCGGACATGAAGGCGCCTCGGCGGAGCACTCCATCGGGGTCAACATCATCTTGCCGTGGGAGGCGAAGCCCAACCCGGTGATCGCCGACAACCCCAAGCTCATTAACTTCAAGTTCTTCTTCACTCGCAAGTTGATGTTCATCAAGGAGTCGGACGCTTTTGTGTTGTTCCCCGGGGGGTTCGGCACCCTCGACGAGACGTTCGAACTGCTCACTTTGATTCAGACGGGCAAGAGCGACTTGCACCCGATCGTGATGGTGGACGTTCCAGGCGGTACCTACTGGCAGCGTGTCGAGGCGTTCATGCGCGAGGAGCTGCTCGCGAACATGTTCATCGAGGAAAGTGACTTCGACTTGTTCCGGATTACGGACTCGGTCACCGACGCCATCTCGGAAATCGAGCAGTTTTACCGCGTGTATCACTCTGAGCGCTGGATCGGCCGCGACCTGGTGCTGCGACTGAATGCGGCTCCCAGCGATGCGATGATCGCGTCGCTGAACGAGGAGTTCGGCGACTTCCTGGAGTCGCCCGTTGTGCGCGTCGAGGTGTCGGATGCCGAGCGTCGCGATGGAGACGTTCCGGATCTGCCGCGCCTTGCGCTGCGGCCGGACCGCGCGCGCATCGGGCCCCTGCGACGGATCGTGGACCGCTTGAACGCAGAGATCGAGCTGTGA
- a CDS encoding arsenate reductase ArsC, protein MIKVLFVCVHNGGRSVMAEAFARAVGLDARSAGTVPQPVPHPEVVEAMGEVGIDVSGHRGELLTDEMVGWADHVITMGCAVDDEACPAIRLRDVRDWGLADPKGRPPEEVRAIRDEIRARVAALRS, encoded by the coding sequence GTGATCAAGGTTCTGTTTGTGTGCGTCCACAACGGCGGACGCAGCGTCATGGCGGAAGCATTCGCGCGCGCCGTGGGACTCGACGCGCGAAGCGCTGGAACCGTCCCGCAGCCCGTTCCGCATCCTGAGGTCGTCGAAGCGATGGGTGAAGTCGGCATCGACGTGTCGGGACACCGCGGGGAGTTGCTGACCGACGAGATGGTCGGGTGGGCGGACCACGTGATCACGATGGGGTGCGCGGTGGACGACGAGGCGTGTCCGGCGATTCGGTTGCGCGACGTCCGGGACTGGGGACTTGCCGATCCCAAGGGTCGCCCGCCCGAAGAGGTCCGCGCGATCCGAGACGAGATCCGCGCGCGCGTCGCGGCGCTTCGCTCTTAG
- a CDS encoding metallopeptidase TldD-related protein, with amino-acid sequence MTRMHEVVERVLALSRADDCIVIATHSSSANLRWANNTSTTNGAGVTHSLVVISIIGRRVGTAARTFFPDDLLEDVVRESEAACTAAPEAHDYFSLVDAPSPGEWTDPAPEAGIEVLAGAVPGLAAVFARADSEDRRTFGFAEHDMSTIWVAASNGMRRRYTERRGKIEMTAKSADLERSAWTGHATTAFDNVDANAMYERLRKRLEWSARAQSLPAGRYEVLLEPSGAADIALEAYFYSGARDADEGRSVYAKPGGGNRIGERLYPTNVGYYSDPAEPGLETLPFVVAMASRDSQSLFDNGLAISRTDWAKDGVLHALPSTRSWAARAGAAEVRPFVSNLVMTGDGPDLDDMIARTRSGLLVTCLWYIRVVDPQTLLLTGLTRDGVFLIEDGEVRAAVNNFRFNMSPLDTLAQTTEVGRSQFALPRENDEFLLTKAPPLRIADFNMSSVSEAT; translated from the coding sequence ATGACGCGAATGCACGAGGTCGTCGAGCGCGTGCTCGCACTGTCGCGCGCCGACGACTGCATTGTGATTGCGACCCACTCGTCTTCGGCAAACTTGCGGTGGGCAAACAACACATCTACGACCAACGGCGCCGGAGTCACACACTCACTCGTCGTGATCTCGATCATCGGGCGTCGCGTCGGGACCGCCGCGCGCACCTTCTTCCCCGACGATCTCCTCGAGGACGTCGTGCGCGAATCCGAGGCCGCGTGCACCGCCGCACCGGAAGCGCATGATTACTTCTCGCTGGTTGACGCGCCTTCGCCTGGGGAGTGGACCGACCCGGCGCCGGAAGCCGGAATCGAAGTCCTGGCCGGCGCAGTGCCGGGCCTGGCTGCGGTCTTCGCGCGCGCCGACAGCGAAGACCGCCGGACCTTTGGATTCGCCGAGCACGACATGTCCACGATATGGGTCGCTGCGTCCAACGGGATGCGGCGTCGCTACACCGAGCGTCGCGGCAAGATCGAAATGACCGCCAAGAGCGCCGACCTCGAACGCTCCGCTTGGACGGGACACGCGACCACCGCGTTCGACAACGTGGATGCAAACGCGATGTACGAACGACTGCGAAAGCGCCTCGAATGGTCGGCGCGCGCGCAGAGTCTCCCGGCCGGGCGGTACGAAGTCCTGCTCGAGCCCTCGGGAGCGGCCGACATCGCGCTGGAGGCGTACTTCTACTCCGGCGCGCGCGACGCCGACGAAGGCCGCTCGGTCTACGCGAAGCCCGGCGGTGGGAATCGCATCGGCGAACGCCTCTACCCCACGAACGTCGGCTACTACTCGGACCCCGCGGAGCCGGGACTCGAAACCCTGCCCTTCGTCGTCGCCATGGCTTCACGGGATTCGCAATCGCTGTTCGACAACGGCCTTGCGATATCGCGAACAGACTGGGCGAAGGACGGAGTTCTTCACGCACTGCCTTCCACGCGCTCGTGGGCCGCGCGCGCGGGAGCAGCCGAGGTGCGCCCCTTTGTCTCCAACCTCGTTATGACGGGCGACGGACCCGACCTCGACGACATGATCGCGCGCACTCGCAGCGGGTTGCTCGTGACGTGCCTGTGGTACATCCGCGTCGTCGATCCTCAAACGCTGCTTCTGACCGGCCTTACGCGCGACGGAGTGTTCCTGATCGAAGACGGCGAGGTTCGCGCGGCCGTCAACAACTTCCGCTTCAACATGAGTCCGCTGGACACGCTCGCTCAGACGACCGAGGTCGGCAGGTCGCAGTTCGCGTTGCCGCGCGAGAACGACGAGTTCTTGCTCACAAAAGCACCGCCGCTTCGCATCGCCGACTTCAACATGAGTTCGGTGAGCGAAGCGACCTAA
- a CDS encoding TldD/PmbA family protein — protein sequence MTPPLLDPDFAALPYESLGDAALLRASELEATYADFRFERHKLQHIAARDRELENVTNADIVGYGIRVVHGGAWGFASGVDQSADAVTATATRAVEVARALAELNSEPVELAAEPAHVATWISEYEIDPLQVPDEEKIGFLLEMNERLLASGKVQHASGRLSQVMENKYFSSLTGARITQQRVRLESEVEATRIAPDGEFDTMRTVAPPAGRGWEHCARVYDYATDVEAIPDLLEEKMRARSVEPGRYDLIIDPTNLWLTIHESIGHSTELDRVLGYEANYAGTSFATLDKLHSLQFGSPVMRVTGDRVAEHGLSTVGYDDEGVEAQEWDIVRDGVLVGYQLNRQMARKLGFGRSNGCAFADSPAQVPLQRMPNVSLRPAARDFTLQELIGGVERGIYIVGDRSWSIDMQRYNFQFTGQRFFEIRGGRLAGQLRDVAYQATTTEFWNALEAVGGPSTYVLSGAFNCGKGQPGQVAPVSHGCPAALFRGINVLNTSGEAGR from the coding sequence ATGACTCCTCCCCTGCTGGATCCGGACTTCGCCGCGCTCCCCTACGAATCCCTGGGAGACGCGGCGCTTTTGCGTGCCTCCGAACTCGAAGCAACTTACGCCGACTTCCGGTTCGAACGTCACAAACTCCAACACATCGCCGCGCGCGATCGTGAACTCGAAAACGTCACCAACGCCGACATCGTCGGTTATGGGATCCGTGTCGTCCACGGCGGCGCGTGGGGTTTCGCCTCCGGAGTCGACCAGTCCGCAGACGCCGTGACCGCGACGGCCACCCGGGCAGTCGAGGTCGCACGGGCGCTGGCCGAACTGAACTCGGAACCCGTCGAGTTGGCCGCGGAACCCGCCCACGTAGCGACCTGGATCTCGGAGTACGAAATCGACCCGCTCCAGGTTCCCGACGAGGAAAAGATCGGGTTTCTGCTCGAGATGAACGAACGTCTGCTGGCATCGGGGAAAGTCCAGCACGCAAGCGGGCGCCTTTCCCAGGTGATGGAGAACAAATACTTCTCGTCGCTCACAGGGGCGCGCATCACCCAGCAGCGCGTCAGGCTCGAGTCCGAAGTCGAGGCGACTCGTATCGCTCCCGACGGCGAGTTCGACACGATGCGGACCGTCGCCCCCCCGGCCGGGCGCGGATGGGAGCACTGCGCGCGCGTCTACGACTACGCGACCGACGTCGAGGCGATTCCGGATCTGCTGGAGGAGAAGATGCGCGCGCGCTCGGTCGAGCCGGGACGCTACGACCTCATCATTGACCCCACAAACCTGTGGCTGACCATCCACGAGTCGATCGGCCACTCGACCGAGCTGGACCGAGTGCTCGGGTACGAAGCCAACTACGCAGGCACATCCTTCGCAACCCTGGACAAGCTGCATTCTCTGCAGTTCGGCTCGCCCGTCATGCGCGTCACCGGAGACCGTGTCGCCGAGCACGGCTTGTCCACCGTCGGCTACGACGACGAGGGAGTCGAGGCCCAGGAATGGGACATCGTTCGCGACGGGGTCTTGGTCGGGTACCAACTCAATCGCCAGATGGCCCGCAAACTCGGGTTCGGGCGCTCCAACGGTTGCGCCTTCGCCGACTCACCCGCACAAGTTCCCTTGCAACGCATGCCCAACGTGTCGCTTCGTCCGGCCGCGCGCGACTTCACGCTGCAGGAACTGATAGGCGGAGTCGAGCGCGGCATCTACATCGTCGGCGATCGCTCTTGGTCGATCGACATGCAGCGGTACAACTTCCAGTTCACCGGGCAGCGTTTCTTCGAGATCCGGGGCGGACGGCTCGCCGGTCAGTTGCGCGACGTCGCCTACCAAGCGACGACGACCGAGTTCTGGAACGCACTCGAAGCCGTCGGAGGTCCATCTACGTATGTGCTCAGCGGTGCGTTTAACTGCGGCAAGGGACAGCCGGGCCAAGTCGCACCGGTCAGCCACGGGTGCCCCGCAGCGCTGTTCCGCGGAATCAACGTGCTGAACACCTCGGGCGAGGCAGGCCGATGA
- a CDS encoding aminodeoxychorismate synthase component I — protein sequence MAARAPVWNRGGVRARLIVQPIPSRAAPEEAALRVAEDSFPFALIGAWAGGGALIGSEPIAIADGDPFEALASTPIQTPTEGDGVGGGWFGYLGYGLGARLEKLPPSPPRPTPLPEFHLAFYDHLLRLHDGEWRFEALWTPERDEALRARYELLCARMDATPSELAGFSFEPFRVIPERAAHEDAVARCLEHIAEGEIFQANVCARLEARFQGSAAAMFASAVTSLQPPYAAFLSGPWGAVASMSPELFLRREGRHVRTAPIKGTSARDTDPARARAQRDDLIASAKNRAENVMIVDLMRNDLGRVCRPGSVRVPDLARAEEHPGVWHLVSDVVGELRSEVTDADLLRACFPPGSVTGAPKIRAMELITALEATAREVYTGAIGYVSPIAGLEMNVAIRTFEFSGERAWLGVGGGIVADSDPASEFEECLTKATPLLRAAGAVLETKPDPALGIFETLLVVDGVALELDEHLTRLAGSLRALYGMDVPPEVRARVIDRATQTLGRARLRLDVLPRGEFEIATGPAPDPGSARLFLLPVRGGLGEHKWRDRTLLKPLPDGSEPLIADGGELLEAARANLFIVEDDRVVTPPADGRILPGITRAAVMRLAADEGIPVREEAVSSARAARASEVFVTGSLRGIEPVTSCSPIGTWPEGPVTRSLARALWRARGVAP from the coding sequence GTGGCCGCGCGCGCGCCGGTGTGGAATCGTGGCGGCGTGCGCGCGCGCCTGATCGTTCAGCCGATCCCCTCGCGCGCGGCGCCCGAAGAAGCGGCGCTGCGCGTCGCAGAGGACTCTTTTCCCTTCGCCCTGATCGGGGCGTGGGCCGGCGGCGGCGCGCTCATCGGTTCAGAGCCGATCGCCATCGCCGACGGCGATCCCTTCGAGGCCCTCGCGTCCACCCCAATCCAAACCCCCACGGAAGGTGACGGCGTCGGGGGCGGGTGGTTCGGCTACCTCGGCTACGGACTCGGCGCGCGCCTGGAGAAGCTGCCGCCCTCGCCGCCGCGCCCGACGCCGCTGCCCGAGTTCCATCTGGCGTTCTACGACCACCTGCTCCGGCTTCACGACGGCGAGTGGCGGTTCGAGGCGTTGTGGACACCGGAGCGCGACGAGGCACTGCGCGCGCGCTACGAACTGCTGTGCGCGCGCATGGACGCGACTCCTTCCGAACTCGCGGGGTTCTCGTTCGAACCCTTTCGAGTGATTCCAGAACGCGCGGCGCACGAGGACGCTGTGGCCCGATGCCTGGAGCACATCGCCGAGGGCGAGATCTTCCAAGCCAACGTCTGCGCGCGCTTGGAAGCGCGGTTCCAGGGATCGGCGGCCGCGATGTTCGCGAGCGCAGTGACGTCGTTGCAGCCGCCGTACGCAGCCTTCTTGTCGGGCCCCTGGGGTGCGGTGGCGAGCATGTCTCCCGAGTTGTTCTTGCGTCGCGAGGGACGGCACGTGCGGACCGCGCCGATCAAGGGGACTTCTGCGCGCGATACCGACCCGGCGCGCGCGCGCGCCCAACGAGACGACCTCATCGCATCCGCAAAGAACCGGGCCGAAAACGTCATGATCGTGGATCTAATGCGCAACGACCTCGGGCGTGTGTGTCGCCCCGGAAGTGTGCGCGTTCCCGATCTCGCGCGCGCCGAGGAGCATCCCGGCGTCTGGCACTTGGTCTCGGACGTGGTCGGGGAACTGCGCTCTGAGGTGACGGACGCCGATCTGTTGCGTGCCTGCTTCCCGCCGGGATCCGTCACCGGAGCACCCAAGATCCGCGCGATGGAGTTGATCACCGCGCTGGAGGCGACCGCGCGCGAGGTCTACACCGGCGCGATCGGCTACGTGAGTCCCATCGCCGGGTTGGAGATGAACGTTGCCATCCGCACCTTCGAGTTCTCGGGCGAACGCGCGTGGCTGGGGGTCGGCGGCGGGATCGTCGCGGACTCGGACCCTGCATCTGAGTTCGAGGAGTGTCTGACGAAAGCCACCCCGTTGCTGCGCGCGGCGGGCGCCGTGCTGGAAACAAAGCCCGACCCTGCCCTTGGCATCTTCGAGACCCTGCTGGTGGTCGACGGTGTCGCCCTGGAGTTGGACGAACACCTGACGAGACTTGCCGGCAGCCTGCGCGCGCTTTACGGCATGGATGTGCCGCCAGAGGTGCGCGCGCGCGTGATTGACCGGGCCACGCAAACCCTTGGGCGCGCGCGCCTGCGCCTGGACGTGCTGCCCCGCGGCGAGTTCGAAATCGCGACCGGACCTGCGCCGGATCCGGGCAGCGCGCGCTTGTTCCTGCTGCCGGTCCGCGGCGGCCTCGGGGAACACAAGTGGCGCGACCGAACCTTGCTGAAACCCTTGCCGGATGGCTCGGAACCGCTGATAGCCGACGGGGGCGAACTGCTTGAGGCCGCGCGCGCGAACCTGTTCATCGTCGAGGACGACCGCGTCGTCACCCCGCCCGCCGACGGTCGGATCCTGCCCGGCATCACGCGCGCGGCGGTCATGCGCCTGGCCGCGGATGAAGGGATCCCCGTCAGGGAAGAGGCCGTCTCGAGCGCGCGCGCCGCGCGCGCGAGCGAGGTCTTCGTCACGGGGTCCCTGCGCGGAATCGAACCCGTAACGTCCTGCAGCCCCATCGGAACATGGCCCGAAGGGCCGGTCACGCGAAGCCTGGCGCGCGCCCTGTGGCGCGCGCGGGGGGTCGCCCCCTAG
- a CDS encoding hydrogenase maturation protease, translated as MNVVIIGVGNTFRRDDAAGLEVARLVGQAQIDGVTTHAHEGTPDELIELWEGAGLAIVVDAVRGTGVPGSTHRIEVGNERIPDRARRDSSHALGIGDAVELARALRRLPERLVIVGIEAEEVGAGIGMTPAVAAAVTELARGLVAECREAADV; from the coding sequence GTGAACGTCGTCATCATCGGAGTCGGCAACACCTTTCGCCGCGACGACGCCGCGGGCCTGGAGGTTGCACGACTCGTAGGTCAAGCACAGATCGATGGCGTCACCACGCACGCGCACGAGGGAACCCCCGATGAGCTGATAGAGCTATGGGAGGGAGCCGGTTTGGCGATCGTCGTTGACGCCGTGCGCGGCACGGGCGTTCCCGGAAGCACTCATCGCATAGAAGTCGGTAACGAGCGGATCCCCGACCGCGCGCGCCGGGACAGCTCCCATGCACTCGGGATCGGCGACGCGGTTGAGTTGGCGCGCGCGCTGAGACGACTCCCAGAACGCCTGGTAATCGTTGGAATCGAGGCCGAAGAGGTCGGCGCGGGTATCGGGATGACACCTGCAGTCGCCGCAGCCGTCACCGAACTCGCCCGGGGCCTCGTCGCCGAATGCCGGGAGGCCGCGGACGTCTAA
- a CDS encoding Ni/Fe hydrogenase subunit alpha — protein sequence MTHKAPGSRTLRTDALARVEGEGAMVVHVRKGRVTDVQLRIYEPPRFFEAFLRGRRYTEPPDITARICGICPVAYQMSSCQAIEDALGITVDGPLRELRRLLYCGEWIESHALHIYLLHAPDFLGYQSAIEMAADHREIVERGLRLKKVGNEILEVVGGRAIHPINVRVGGFYRAPTRSDFTKLAESLRWARDASLETVRMVAGFDFPDFEQDYEFVALRHPTEYAILDGRIVSNKGIDIAVRDFDDTFTELHVPHSTALHSRVRDRGFYFVGPLARYSLNSAQLAPVAREAAAEAGLGPECRNPFQSIIVRAVETLHACDEALRIIENYEVPDRPFVDAQARAGVGHGCTEAPRGILYHRYEIDAEGLIKTARIVPPTSQNQAQIEDDLLRFVEPRIEMPAEELTLRCEQAIRNYDPCISCATHFLDLRIEREP from the coding sequence ATGACGCACAAAGCGCCCGGTAGCCGCACGCTACGCACTGATGCCCTGGCGCGCGTCGAGGGCGAAGGAGCGATGGTCGTTCACGTTCGCAAGGGACGCGTAACCGACGTGCAGCTTCGCATCTACGAACCGCCACGGTTTTTCGAGGCATTCCTGCGGGGACGGCGCTACACCGAACCACCGGACATCACCGCGCGCATCTGCGGCATCTGCCCCGTCGCCTACCAAATGAGTTCGTGCCAAGCAATCGAGGACGCACTGGGGATCACGGTGGACGGGCCGCTGCGCGAACTGCGCCGCCTGCTGTACTGCGGCGAATGGATCGAAAGCCACGCGCTGCACATCTACTTGCTGCACGCGCCCGACTTCCTCGGCTACCAAAGCGCCATCGAGATGGCGGCAGACCACCGCGAGATCGTCGAACGCGGACTTCGGTTGAAGAAGGTCGGCAACGAGATCCTCGAAGTCGTAGGTGGGCGCGCGATTCACCCCATCAACGTTCGCGTCGGCGGCTTCTACCGCGCGCCGACCCGCAGCGACTTCACGAAACTGGCGGAGAGTCTTCGCTGGGCGCGGGACGCGTCGCTCGAGACCGTACGTATGGTTGCCGGCTTCGACTTCCCCGACTTCGAGCAGGACTACGAATTCGTTGCGCTGCGGCATCCGACCGAGTACGCGATCCTCGACGGCCGCATCGTCTCGAACAAAGGGATCGACATCGCGGTGCGTGACTTCGACGACACCTTCACCGAGTTGCACGTCCCGCACTCGACCGCCCTGCACTCGCGCGTGCGCGACCGCGGCTTCTACTTCGTAGGTCCGCTCGCTCGCTACAGCCTGAACTCTGCGCAACTCGCCCCGGTCGCGCGCGAAGCGGCAGCTGAAGCCGGACTCGGACCCGAGTGCCGCAATCCGTTCCAAAGCATCATCGTGCGCGCCGTGGAGACCCTGCACGCATGCGACGAAGCGCTTCGGATAATCGAGAACTACGAAGTTCCCGACCGGCCTTTCGTGGACGCGCAGGCGCGCGCCGGAGTCGGCCACGGCTGCACCGAAGCGCCACGCGGAATCCTGTACCACCGCTACGAGATCGATGCCGAGGGTCTCATCAAGACCGCGCGCATCGTCCCTCCGACATCTCAGAACCAGGCGCAGATCGAGGATGACTTGCTGCGCTTCGTCGAGCCGCGCATCGAGATGCCCGCCGAGGAACTGACCCTGCGATGCGAGCAGGCGATCCGCAACTACGACCCTTGCATCTCGTGTGCGACACACTTCCTGGACCTGCGGATCGAACGAGAGCCGTGA
- a CDS encoding oxidoreductase, protein MMSPRPKLAVWKFASCDGCQLTLLDCEDELLAVAGQVDIAYFLEASRAIVKGPYDVSLVEGSITTAEDAERIRRVRASSRFLITIGACATAGGIQALRNFADVEEFTSAVYARPDYIQTLETSTPIADHVPVDFELRGCPIDKGQLLEVLTAHLHGRKPVIPNHSVCLDCKRRGTVCVMVASGTPCLGPVTHTGCGALCPAYARGCYACFGPSESANTVSLAARLGMLGARPGDLTRMFRTFNAGAEPFRKESTAHDAQSAR, encoded by the coding sequence GTGATGAGTCCCCGTCCTAAGCTCGCCGTGTGGAAGTTCGCTTCGTGCGACGGCTGCCAGCTCACGTTGCTCGACTGCGAAGACGAGCTGCTCGCCGTCGCCGGGCAAGTGGACATCGCCTACTTCCTCGAGGCGTCGCGCGCGATCGTGAAGGGCCCCTACGACGTGTCGCTCGTCGAAGGATCAATCACCACCGCCGAGGACGCCGAGCGAATCCGTCGCGTCCGGGCATCGTCGCGCTTTCTGATCACGATCGGCGCGTGCGCTACGGCCGGCGGGATCCAAGCTCTGCGCAACTTCGCCGATGTCGAGGAATTCACATCGGCCGTGTACGCGCGCCCCGACTACATCCAGACGCTCGAGACCTCGACGCCGATCGCCGACCACGTACCCGTGGACTTCGAATTGCGCGGGTGCCCGATCGACAAGGGCCAACTGCTGGAGGTCCTCACCGCGCACCTTCACGGACGCAAACCCGTAATTCCAAACCACAGCGTGTGCCTGGACTGCAAGCGCCGCGGAACCGTATGCGTGATGGTCGCCTCCGGTACGCCGTGCCTGGGCCCGGTCACGCACACCGGCTGTGGCGCACTTTGCCCCGCATACGCGCGGGGTTGCTACGCGTGCTTCGGCCCGTCAGAGTCGGCTAACACCGTGTCACTCGCCGCGCGCCTGGGAATGCTCGGCGCGCGCCCGGGCGACCTGACCCGTATGTTCCGCACGTTCAACGCCGGAGCCGAGCCGTTCCGGAAGGAGAGCACGGCGCATGACGCACAAAGCGCCCGGTAG
- a CDS encoding FAD/NAD(P)-binding protein, with amino-acid sequence MTAPQADPMRPRPYRVARARREVRDVMTLAIEPLDGNGTQFAAGQFNMLYAFGIGEIPVSISGDPTRAGPLLHTIQGVGAVSRALCAAKPGDVIGVRGPFGTTWDTDRAAGADVLVIAGGIGLAPLRPVIYQLLARRERYGRISVLVGSRSPKTLLFEHDLQAWRSRLDLDLEVTVDHADTAWRGNVGVVTGLLARAPFDPLNTVAFVCGPEVMIRATASELVDRDISPESIRVSLERNMKCAIGHCGHCQLGGVFVCADGPVFSYDAVEHLMSVRSL; translated from the coding sequence ATGACGGCCCCGCAGGCGGACCCGATGCGGCCCCGCCCCTATCGAGTCGCGCGCGCGCGCCGTGAGGTTCGCGACGTCATGACGCTCGCGATCGAACCGCTCGACGGGAACGGGACGCAGTTTGCCGCGGGGCAGTTCAACATGCTGTACGCATTCGGAATCGGTGAGATCCCGGTCTCGATCAGCGGTGACCCGACGCGCGCCGGTCCTCTGCTGCACACCATCCAGGGGGTCGGCGCGGTCTCGCGCGCGCTGTGCGCGGCAAAGCCCGGCGACGTGATCGGGGTTCGCGGGCCCTTCGGGACGACGTGGGACACCGACCGCGCCGCCGGGGCCGATGTGCTGGTGATCGCCGGAGGCATCGGGCTCGCACCACTACGTCCGGTGATCTACCAATTGCTGGCCCGGCGCGAACGCTATGGGCGCATCTCGGTTTTGGTCGGATCCAGATCTCCCAAGACCCTGCTGTTCGAGCACGACCTGCAAGCCTGGCGCAGCCGCCTGGATCTGGATCTAGAGGTCACCGTAGACCACGCCGATACCGCATGGCGCGGGAACGTCGGAGTAGTCACCGGACTGCTCGCGCGCGCGCCTTTCGATCCTTTGAACACCGTAGCTTTCGTGTGTGGTCCCGAAGTCATGATTCGCGCGACGGCCTCCGAATTGGTAGACCGCGATATCTCGCCCGAGTCCATCCGAGTCTCCCTCGAACGCAACATGAAATGCGCGATCGGACACTGCGGCCACTGCCAACTCGGCGGAGTGTTCGTTTGCGCGGACGGGCCGGTCTTTTCCTATGACGCGGTCGAGCACCTGATGAGCGTCAGGAGCCTGTGA
- a CDS encoding cyclic nucleotide-binding domain-containing protein produces MKTQTLDKYLATHEFFQGFDQPTLEFIAGCAQTAHFEPGEYLAREGQPADRFYVIRLGTVALEVFAPERGALILDTLDEHDVLGVSWIFPPYRWQFDARAVDLVRAIALDGACLRAKCDEDPHLGYEFMKRFAGIMARRMQSARLRLLDLYGNE; encoded by the coding sequence ATGAAGACCCAAACACTCGACAAGTACTTAGCCACACATGAGTTCTTCCAGGGCTTCGACCAGCCGACGCTGGAGTTCATCGCAGGTTGCGCCCAGACTGCGCACTTCGAACCCGGCGAGTACCTGGCGCGCGAGGGCCAGCCCGCAGACCGCTTCTACGTGATCCGCCTCGGCACCGTTGCGCTTGAAGTATTCGCACCGGAGCGCGGGGCCTTGATCCTGGACACACTCGACGAGCACGACGTGCTCGGCGTCTCGTGGATATTCCCCCCGTACCGCTGGCAATTCGACGCGCGCGCCGTTGACCTCGTGCGGGCAATCGCGCTGGACGGCGCCTGCCTGCGCGCCAAGTGCGACGAAGACCCGCATCTGGGGTACGAGTTCATGAAACGCTTCGCCGGCATCATGGCCCGGCGAATGCAGTCGGCACGGCTCCGCTTGCTCGACCTGTATGGGAATGAATGA